GATTTCTATTTGGTTGATGGCGGTACGGTTGATGTGTTCAAAGGTGATTTGGGTGACTACCAGCAATGGGTCATGCAGTCTGTAAAATTGCAGGCAGCAGAAGCGACACAGGCTACAGCTCAAGATAAGCCCGAGAAGATAAATCGTAAGGATGAAAAGCGATTACAGGCGGAATTCCGGCAAAAAACCAAAGGGTTACGTGATCAGGTTAGCCGCTCTGAAAAAGCCATGAATTCATTTTCTGAAAAGCTACAGAGCATTGAGGAAAAGCTGTCGGATACCGCGTTATATTCCGAGGACAAAAAAGACCAACTGATCGCATTGCTGGCAGAGCAAACGGATCTTAAACAGCAATTAGAAGAGGCCGAAGCCAGCTGGTTTGAAGCTCAGGATGAACTTGAGCAAGCGCAACAGGAGTTTGACCGAGAGTATGGCTGAAACCAGTAACATTAAGCAGATTGCTGAACAGTTTTGGCAGTATTCATGGCAGTTTTATGCTGCCACATATCAGGGTAAGCCAGTCGCTTCGGTGTGTTTACGTTTGCAAGATGATTTCGACGCAAACATCAACGCGCTTTTGTTGTGTTGTTTTATGCAAACGAAGAGTTATGAGTTATCGCAACAAGCGTTGGTTCAGTTGTTGCAGGTTATCGAAGAGAGTGACGCTGAAATTCGTTCTCTACGAGAGAAGCGCAGAAAAGCAAAACTTTATATTGAAGATGAAGCGAGTAAAGCGGCTTATCAGGCACTGAAAAAAGAAGAACTGCAAAAGGAGAAGGAGCAACAGCAAATCTTGGTTGCTGCTATGTTGGACATCGATTCACAATGTATGAAGGAGCTTATGGATCAGGCTAGGTTTAACAACCTTTCTCAGTATGAGTTATTGCTTTCTCGTGGAAACAACCCCCATAATCAAGAGTTGAAACGCCATATTAACTGGTTGTA
Above is a window of Paraneptunicella aestuarii DNA encoding:
- a CDS encoding TIGR02444 family protein, with the translated sequence MAETSNIKQIAEQFWQYSWQFYAATYQGKPVASVCLRLQDDFDANINALLLCCFMQTKSYELSQQALVQLLQVIEESDAEIRSLREKRRKAKLYIEDEASKAAYQALKKEELQKEKEQQQILVAAMLDIDSQCMKELMDQARFNNLSQYELLLSRGNNPHNQELKRHINWLYEASLSFNSL